A window from Leuconostoc mesenteroides subsp. mesenteroides encodes these proteins:
- the trpS gene encoding tryptophan--tRNA ligase, protein MSKEIYLTGDRPTGKLHIGHYIGSLKNRVSMQNSGDYSPFVMIADTQAFTDNARNPDKIRQSLTEVALDYLAVGIDPAKTTIFVQSQIKGLFELTEYFMNLVSVARLQRNPTVKSEIKQKGFDEGIPAGFLTYPVSQAADIAIFRATKVPVGDDQEPMLEQTRELVRSFNHAYKSDVLVEPVGVFPPKGQGRLPGLDGNAKMSKSLNNGIFLSDDADTLVKKVKSMYTDPLHINITDPGHVEGNVVFTYLDIFDPDKKRVQELKDQYTAGGLGDMKIKKHLIDVMEAEMAPIRQRREEYAQDIPAVLNMLQEGSNKANVVAEQTMKDVRHVMGLDYFSN, encoded by the coding sequence ATGTCAAAAGAAATTTATTTAACTGGTGATCGGCCCACTGGTAAACTACATATTGGTCATTATATTGGATCATTAAAAAACCGTGTGAGCATGCAAAATTCTGGTGATTACTCGCCATTTGTTATGATCGCTGACACACAAGCATTTACAGATAATGCTCGTAATCCGGATAAGATACGTCAATCATTAACTGAAGTAGCCTTGGACTATTTGGCGGTTGGCATTGACCCAGCGAAGACAACCATTTTCGTACAGTCACAAATTAAAGGCTTATTTGAACTGACAGAATATTTTATGAACTTGGTTAGTGTTGCTCGCTTGCAAAGAAACCCAACAGTTAAGTCAGAAATTAAACAAAAAGGTTTTGATGAGGGAATCCCTGCAGGATTTTTGACATATCCAGTATCACAGGCAGCTGATATCGCTATTTTCAGAGCAACAAAGGTGCCGGTAGGGGATGATCAAGAACCCATGCTTGAACAGACACGTGAATTAGTACGTTCATTCAACCATGCTTATAAGTCCGATGTTCTAGTTGAACCAGTTGGTGTTTTTCCACCCAAGGGACAAGGACGTTTACCAGGTTTAGATGGTAATGCAAAAATGTCTAAATCATTAAATAACGGTATTTTCTTAAGTGATGATGCAGATACGTTGGTGAAAAAGGTTAAGTCAATGTATACAGACCCCTTACATATCAATATTACTGATCCTGGTCATGTTGAGGGTAACGTGGTGTTTACTTACTTAGATATTTTTGATCCAGATAAAAAACGTGTTCAAGAACTAAAAGATCAGTATACCGCTGGTGGTTTAGGCGATATGAAAATAAAAAAGCATTTGATAGATGTCATGGAAGCTGAAATGGCACCAATCCGTCAACGACGTGAAGAATATGCCCAAGATATCCCGGCAGTTTTAAATATGTTACAAGAAGGCTCAAATAAAGCCAATGTTGTCGCTGAGCAAACAATGAAAGATGTTCGTCACGTGATGGGACTGGATTATTTTAGCAATTAA
- the hflX gene encoding GTPase HflX produces the protein MQENSRKVFLVGLTTSQGNLNYELEELANLAKANNLDPVETFTQKLERPNPSTYFGKGKVEELSEAVKTYNVDMIVVNDELTPSQIRNLEKTTDATVVDRTGLILEIFAERAQTKVAKLQVQLARLQYQLPRLRTSMSISLDQQTGTGGAGFTSRGSGETKLEQSRQRITSQMVHVRQELADLEKSEHTRSMQRHANDLPNVALVGYTNAGKSTLMNRLLMRFGVGADNNDSKQVFEKDMLFATLNTTVRQLTLADKRQFLLSDTVGFVSKLPHNLVAAFKSTLQEAANADLILHVVDISDEHYKEMMETTETTLTEIGVTGKPVITVYNKADRTELHYPDISGDNIITLSALDTNSQDALITLIVKHIFNDSEVVTLHIPFDKGNVVAQLAAKHQFIKEDYDETGSWLTIELSEVERNLFQQYITKTKSMNS, from the coding sequence ATGCAAGAAAACTCTCGTAAAGTATTTTTAGTTGGTTTAACAACGAGTCAGGGAAACCTAAACTACGAATTAGAAGAACTAGCGAATCTAGCAAAAGCAAATAATCTTGACCCCGTTGAAACTTTTACGCAAAAACTAGAACGTCCGAATCCTAGTACTTACTTTGGTAAAGGCAAGGTTGAAGAGTTAAGTGAAGCTGTAAAAACTTATAACGTTGATATGATTGTTGTTAATGATGAATTAACACCTTCTCAAATTCGTAATCTAGAAAAAACAACAGACGCTACCGTTGTTGATCGTACTGGTTTAATTCTAGAAATTTTCGCAGAACGAGCTCAGACTAAAGTTGCAAAACTTCAAGTACAGTTAGCACGTTTACAATACCAATTACCCCGCTTACGTACAAGCATGTCAATTTCACTAGATCAACAAACAGGTACAGGTGGTGCAGGTTTCACCTCACGAGGTTCTGGTGAAACAAAACTAGAACAATCTCGCCAACGTATTACGTCTCAAATGGTTCATGTCCGCCAAGAGTTAGCTGATTTAGAAAAAAGTGAACATACACGTTCAATGCAACGACATGCGAATGATTTACCTAACGTAGCGCTGGTTGGCTACACAAATGCTGGAAAATCTACCTTGATGAACCGTTTGTTGATGCGTTTTGGTGTTGGTGCCGACAATAATGATAGTAAGCAAGTGTTTGAAAAAGATATGCTGTTTGCTACGCTCAACACAACAGTCAGACAATTGACTCTTGCAGATAAAAGACAGTTTTTATTAAGTGATACAGTTGGTTTCGTGTCAAAGCTACCTCACAACTTAGTTGCTGCTTTCAAATCAACACTGCAAGAGGCAGCCAATGCTGATCTAATCCTGCACGTTGTTGATATTTCAGACGAGCATTATAAAGAAATGATGGAAACAACTGAAACAACATTAACTGAGATTGGTGTTACTGGGAAACCAGTGATTACCGTATATAACAAAGCCGATCGTACTGAGTTACACTATCCAGACATATCTGGCGATAACATAATTACCTTGTCGGCATTAGATACCAATTCTCAAGATGCTTTGATTACTCTCATTGTTAAACATATTTTTAACGACAGCGAAGTTGTAACACTGCACATACCGTTTGATAAAGGAAATGTCGTTGCCCAA